In Hydractinia symbiolongicarpus strain clone_291-10 chromosome 4, HSymV2.1, whole genome shotgun sequence, the following proteins share a genomic window:
- the LOC130641333 gene encoding GRB10-interacting GYF protein 2-like isoform X1: MAIPCRKAGVVVFDCSKNARPMMSSLTFGPQWVRDLSSGDSGAAAPPNTPPPRKYKLAEFRYGREEMLALLSEDYEIPLGLKEFEDIINERPVAPLAFIPVSEEEERCLIGGVNSLLVLKMTGRGGPGMRGRGGMRGGRGRGRGDYSLHRSVSSTDDTYGQRSWADSSLSRGGFHRPVGRGESLEGGTSRPGYDSRARLSSEGAYPARPGEYWRSNSQEPAAATTPGEDEWRQTLANKPWTGKKGSADNNRNWRDAKDNQVHESLTRTKSWSRMQNNAESDLPEWCMDDSVDGSMPGSFDASGQFRAFKEKGNGDENDKASELVEDAFEDEKEQEPQNNDSKNELNGTKTSENKDTKTKSNTKEKNKIKSEPDPDKENLKVSKHSPIANNVKPPESEDKLSNEQEKNEKYQQPQQNNTSQNTTQMPSSEHKTIDEDYELNLDHITSMVAKLDDESDEEERVNKGVPSHALASQNSSVDPSIVFAKKAEPGKSINGLHDWIYRDPQGEIQGPFNNDEMLEWFKAGYFTMGLQVRRVCDEMFLPLGDVIKLWSRVPFLAKSQPPPITNQMLLQHQQAQQNQLQQQTQLQQQNQLQQQTQLQRLLQQQQQQQMRQALLKQLQVQPDGRPQDLGLPAELSVWGDSSNNATPSSVASPWTPTQEQNAWSLRKSPQNALSLRQIEEDQQRQIQSNGMKEERDADNKSPKEEEEGNVSDGAQKEEDNGEFKTAESPKKKNKKKSKNKTEDDATDKKQQEAEQKNREKEELQRKALEALKQQQQFQQQQKIAEQQRLLAEQNRREEEIRLKQHQQQQQQMQQHLLYQKYQQEQQRKQQQQQQQQSMASTWSRVSASNSAPSLAEIQRLQERKEAELQEHMKAIQQHELMQQQKRALAASWAQHQGYQQQQQQKVKSLIDIQAEEAKKVMQQQHIKQQHQLKQQQQQARQQQQGYNSLPWNAAGQPIHAKPNKPDSNAMFWDDVIGLPSRVNGSMNNQPKAQQQRKAYSDFPPVSTMNKMNKRDIKEQEIVNRIFQAPTPSSDFVNWVERNLPAVKRAIDVPTVVSFLQDIESPYEIHEYMRTYLGDSKEQKEFVREFLERRNKTDPNQQSAKKLPGKVMDNKQSAAGTPDDDGFEDVKKNKKKKKMQKVNPNLLGFQCNAAPEILNREGEVESVATAVAKGKK; this comes from the exons atGATGTCAAGCTTAACATTTGGTCCACAATG ggTAAGAGATTTGTCAAGTGGGGACAGTGGTGCTGCTGCGCCACCAAACACACCACCTCCTCGCAAGTACAAATTAGCAGAATTTCGATATGGTCGTGAGGAAATGCTGGCTTTACTTTCTGAAGATTATGAAATTCCATTGGGGTTAAAAGAGTTTGAGGATATTATAAATGAAAGACCTGTTGCACCACTGGCTTTTATTCCTGTTTCTGAGGAAGAAGAG CGATGCTTGATTGGTGGTGTAAACAGTTTGCTGGTCTTAAAAATGACGGGACGCGGTGGACCAGGAATGAGAGGAAGAGGTGGAATGAGGGGTGGAAGAG gTAGAGGAAGGGGTGATTATTCCCTACATCGCTCAGTTTCTTCAACTGATGATACATATGGTCAAAGATCTTGGGCAGATTCAAG cCTTTCACGTGGTGGGTTTCATCGACCTGTTGGGAGAGGGGAAAGTCTTGAAGGTGGCACAT ctCGCCCTGGATATGATTCACGGGCTCGGTTGTCTAGTGAAGGAGCATATCCAGCAAGACCAGGTGAATATTGGAGATCTAACAGTCAAGAACCAGCTGCTGCAACAACCCCTGGAGAGGATGAATGGAGACAGACCTTAGCTAATAAACCTTGGACTGGAAAGAAGGGGTCTGCAG ATAACAACCGCAATTGGAGGGATGCAAAGGATAACCAAGTACACGAATCATTAACACGCACTAAGTCTTGGTCACGCATGCAAAACAACGCGGAGTCAGACCTACCTGAGTGGTGCATGGATGACAGTGTTGATGGTAGCATGCCAGGTAGTTTTGATGCATCTGGTCAGTTCAGAGCTTTTAAA GAAAAGGGCAATGGTGACGAAAATGATAAAGCTTCTGAG ctGGTTGAAGACGCATTTGAAGATGAAAAAGAACAGGAACCACAAAATAACGACAGCAAAAATGAATTAAATGGCACAAAAACTTCTGAAAATAAAGACACAAAAACAAAATCGAacactaaagaaaaaaataaaataaaatctgaaCCTGACCCTGATAAGGAAAATTTGAAGGTTTCTAAGCATTCACCTATAGCAAACAATGTTAAACCACCTGAAAGTGAAGATAAGCTATCGaatgaacaagaaaaaaatgagaaatacCAACAACCACAACAAAATAACACTAGTCAAAATACCACTCAAATGCCATCTAGTGAACACAAAACTATAGACGAAGATTACGAATTAAACCTAGATCACATTACAAGCATGGTAGCAAAACTTGATGATGAATCTGATGAAGAAGAACGTGTTAACAAAGGTGTGCCTTCTCATGCCTTGGCATCACAAAATTCCTCTGTAGATCCCAGTATTGTGTTTGCGAAAAAAGCAGAGCCTGGTAAATCAATAAATGGTCTTCATGATTGGATCTATCGCGATCCACAAGGTGAAATCCAAG GACCTTTTAACAACGATGAAATGTTGGAATGGTTTAAGGCAGGCTATTTTACGATGGGATTACAAGTTCGAAGAGTATGCGATGAAATGTTTTTGCCACTAG GAGATGTTATCAAGTTATGGTCCAGAGTTCCTTTCCTTGCTAAAAGTCAGCCTCCACCTATAACA AATCAGATGTTGTTACAACATCAGCAGGCACAGCAGAACCAACTACAACAACAAACTCAACTCCAGCAACAAAACCAACTGCAACAACAAACCCAACTACAACGTTTACTTCAGCAACAGCAGCAGCAACAAATGAGGCAAGCTTTGCTGAAGCAGTTACAG GTTCAACCAGATGGCAGGCCACAGGATTTAGGTCTTCCTGCAGAATTATCTGTATGGGGTGATTCGTCAAACAATGCAACACCAA GTTCTGTTGCAAGTCCTTGGACTCCAACACAGGAACAAAATGCTTGGTCCTTACGAAA ATCACCTCAAAATGCTTTAAGTTTGCGGCAAATAGAGGAGGACCAACAAAGACAAATTCAG TCTAATGGCATGAAGGAAGAGAGAGATGCTGATAATAAATCCCctaaggaagaagaagaaggcaATGTATCAGACGGTGCTCAAAAAgag GAAGATAATGGTGAGTTTAAAACAGCCGAAAgcccaaaaaagaaaaacaagaaaaagtccaaaaacaaaacagaagatGATGCAACAGATAAG AAACAGCAAGAAGCTGAACAAAAAAACCGTGAAAAGGAAGAGCTTCAAAGAAAAGCACTGGAAGCATTAAAGCAGCAACAGCAATTTCAACAGCAACAGAAAATTGCAGAACAGCAAAGGTTATTAGCTGAACAAAACAGAAGGGAAGAGGAAATCAGACTAAAACAAcaccagcaacaacaacaacaaatgcaaCAACATTTATTGTATCAGAAATATCAACAAGaacaacaaagaaaacaacaacaacaacaacaacagcag AGTATGGCATCCACATGGTCACGTGTTTCAGCCTCAAACTCAGCTCCCTCTTTGGCAGAAATCCAACGATTGCAAGAACGAAAAGAGGCCGAGCTACAAGAGCACATGAAAGCGATTCAACAGCACGAATTGATGCAACAACAAAAGAGAGCTTTAGCAGCAAGTTGGGCGCAGCATCAAGG ataccagcagcaacaacaacaaaaagttaaatCTTTGATCGACATTCAAGCTGAGGAAGCAAAGAAAGTAATGCAGCAGCAACACATAAAACAACAGCATCAACTGAAGCAACAACAGCAGCAGGCTCGACAGCAACAACAG GGCTACAACTCGCTGCCATGGAATGCTGCTGGTCAACCGATCCACGCTAAACCCAACAAACCGGACTCAAACGCTATGTTTTGGGACGATGTTATCGGGTTGCCATCAAGAGTGAATGGTTCTATGAACAACCAACCAAAGGCGCAACAACAGAGAAAAGCTTACAG TGATTTTCCTCCAGTATCAACGATGAATAAAATGAACAAACGAGACATCAAAGAGCAG gaaattGTTAACAGGATATTTCAAGCACCAACGCCAAGTTCAGACTTTGTGAACTGGGTTGAACGAAATTTACCTGCTGTCAAGAGAGCTATCGATG TGCCGACTGTTGTATCCTTTCTTCAAGATATTGAATCACCTTATGAG ATTCACGAATACATGCGCACATATCTGGGTGACAGCAAGGAACAGAAAGAATTCGTGCGAGAATTTCTGGAACGTCGTAATAAAACTGATCCAAACCAACAAAGT GCAAAGAAACTACCAGGAAAGGTAATGGACAATAAACAATCGGCTGCCGGTACGCCAGACGACGATGGCTTTGAAGAtgtaaagaaaaacaagaagaagaagaaaatgcaGAAAGTAAATCCTAACCTCCTCGGATTCCAATGCAATGCTGCTCCAGAAattttaaatcgagaaggagaAGTTGAAAGCGTGGCTACTGCAGTTGCGAAAGGGAAGAAATAA
- the LOC130641333 gene encoding GRB10-interacting GYF protein 2-like isoform X2, with protein sequence MMSSLTFGPQWVRDLSSGDSGAAAPPNTPPPRKYKLAEFRYGREEMLALLSEDYEIPLGLKEFEDIINERPVAPLAFIPVSEEEERCLIGGVNSLLVLKMTGRGGPGMRGRGGMRGGRGRGRGDYSLHRSVSSTDDTYGQRSWADSSLSRGGFHRPVGRGESLEGGTSRPGYDSRARLSSEGAYPARPGEYWRSNSQEPAAATTPGEDEWRQTLANKPWTGKKGSADNNRNWRDAKDNQVHESLTRTKSWSRMQNNAESDLPEWCMDDSVDGSMPGSFDASGQFRAFKEKGNGDENDKASELVEDAFEDEKEQEPQNNDSKNELNGTKTSENKDTKTKSNTKEKNKIKSEPDPDKENLKVSKHSPIANNVKPPESEDKLSNEQEKNEKYQQPQQNNTSQNTTQMPSSEHKTIDEDYELNLDHITSMVAKLDDESDEEERVNKGVPSHALASQNSSVDPSIVFAKKAEPGKSINGLHDWIYRDPQGEIQGPFNNDEMLEWFKAGYFTMGLQVRRVCDEMFLPLGDVIKLWSRVPFLAKSQPPPITNQMLLQHQQAQQNQLQQQTQLQQQNQLQQQTQLQRLLQQQQQQQMRQALLKQLQVQPDGRPQDLGLPAELSVWGDSSNNATPSSVASPWTPTQEQNAWSLRKSPQNALSLRQIEEDQQRQIQSNGMKEERDADNKSPKEEEEGNVSDGAQKEEDNGEFKTAESPKKKNKKKSKNKTEDDATDKKQQEAEQKNREKEELQRKALEALKQQQQFQQQQKIAEQQRLLAEQNRREEEIRLKQHQQQQQQMQQHLLYQKYQQEQQRKQQQQQQQQSMASTWSRVSASNSAPSLAEIQRLQERKEAELQEHMKAIQQHELMQQQKRALAASWAQHQGYQQQQQQKVKSLIDIQAEEAKKVMQQQHIKQQHQLKQQQQQARQQQQGYNSLPWNAAGQPIHAKPNKPDSNAMFWDDVIGLPSRVNGSMNNQPKAQQQRKAYSDFPPVSTMNKMNKRDIKEQEIVNRIFQAPTPSSDFVNWVERNLPAVKRAIDVPTVVSFLQDIESPYEIHEYMRTYLGDSKEQKEFVREFLERRNKTDPNQQSAKKLPGKVMDNKQSAAGTPDDDGFEDVKKNKKKKKMQKVNPNLLGFQCNAAPEILNREGEVESVATAVAKGKK encoded by the exons atGATGTCAAGCTTAACATTTGGTCCACAATG ggTAAGAGATTTGTCAAGTGGGGACAGTGGTGCTGCTGCGCCACCAAACACACCACCTCCTCGCAAGTACAAATTAGCAGAATTTCGATATGGTCGTGAGGAAATGCTGGCTTTACTTTCTGAAGATTATGAAATTCCATTGGGGTTAAAAGAGTTTGAGGATATTATAAATGAAAGACCTGTTGCACCACTGGCTTTTATTCCTGTTTCTGAGGAAGAAGAG CGATGCTTGATTGGTGGTGTAAACAGTTTGCTGGTCTTAAAAATGACGGGACGCGGTGGACCAGGAATGAGAGGAAGAGGTGGAATGAGGGGTGGAAGAG gTAGAGGAAGGGGTGATTATTCCCTACATCGCTCAGTTTCTTCAACTGATGATACATATGGTCAAAGATCTTGGGCAGATTCAAG cCTTTCACGTGGTGGGTTTCATCGACCTGTTGGGAGAGGGGAAAGTCTTGAAGGTGGCACAT ctCGCCCTGGATATGATTCACGGGCTCGGTTGTCTAGTGAAGGAGCATATCCAGCAAGACCAGGTGAATATTGGAGATCTAACAGTCAAGAACCAGCTGCTGCAACAACCCCTGGAGAGGATGAATGGAGACAGACCTTAGCTAATAAACCTTGGACTGGAAAGAAGGGGTCTGCAG ATAACAACCGCAATTGGAGGGATGCAAAGGATAACCAAGTACACGAATCATTAACACGCACTAAGTCTTGGTCACGCATGCAAAACAACGCGGAGTCAGACCTACCTGAGTGGTGCATGGATGACAGTGTTGATGGTAGCATGCCAGGTAGTTTTGATGCATCTGGTCAGTTCAGAGCTTTTAAA GAAAAGGGCAATGGTGACGAAAATGATAAAGCTTCTGAG ctGGTTGAAGACGCATTTGAAGATGAAAAAGAACAGGAACCACAAAATAACGACAGCAAAAATGAATTAAATGGCACAAAAACTTCTGAAAATAAAGACACAAAAACAAAATCGAacactaaagaaaaaaataaaataaaatctgaaCCTGACCCTGATAAGGAAAATTTGAAGGTTTCTAAGCATTCACCTATAGCAAACAATGTTAAACCACCTGAAAGTGAAGATAAGCTATCGaatgaacaagaaaaaaatgagaaatacCAACAACCACAACAAAATAACACTAGTCAAAATACCACTCAAATGCCATCTAGTGAACACAAAACTATAGACGAAGATTACGAATTAAACCTAGATCACATTACAAGCATGGTAGCAAAACTTGATGATGAATCTGATGAAGAAGAACGTGTTAACAAAGGTGTGCCTTCTCATGCCTTGGCATCACAAAATTCCTCTGTAGATCCCAGTATTGTGTTTGCGAAAAAAGCAGAGCCTGGTAAATCAATAAATGGTCTTCATGATTGGATCTATCGCGATCCACAAGGTGAAATCCAAG GACCTTTTAACAACGATGAAATGTTGGAATGGTTTAAGGCAGGCTATTTTACGATGGGATTACAAGTTCGAAGAGTATGCGATGAAATGTTTTTGCCACTAG GAGATGTTATCAAGTTATGGTCCAGAGTTCCTTTCCTTGCTAAAAGTCAGCCTCCACCTATAACA AATCAGATGTTGTTACAACATCAGCAGGCACAGCAGAACCAACTACAACAACAAACTCAACTCCAGCAACAAAACCAACTGCAACAACAAACCCAACTACAACGTTTACTTCAGCAACAGCAGCAGCAACAAATGAGGCAAGCTTTGCTGAAGCAGTTACAG GTTCAACCAGATGGCAGGCCACAGGATTTAGGTCTTCCTGCAGAATTATCTGTATGGGGTGATTCGTCAAACAATGCAACACCAA GTTCTGTTGCAAGTCCTTGGACTCCAACACAGGAACAAAATGCTTGGTCCTTACGAAA ATCACCTCAAAATGCTTTAAGTTTGCGGCAAATAGAGGAGGACCAACAAAGACAAATTCAG TCTAATGGCATGAAGGAAGAGAGAGATGCTGATAATAAATCCCctaaggaagaagaagaaggcaATGTATCAGACGGTGCTCAAAAAgag GAAGATAATGGTGAGTTTAAAACAGCCGAAAgcccaaaaaagaaaaacaagaaaaagtccaaaaacaaaacagaagatGATGCAACAGATAAG AAACAGCAAGAAGCTGAACAAAAAAACCGTGAAAAGGAAGAGCTTCAAAGAAAAGCACTGGAAGCATTAAAGCAGCAACAGCAATTTCAACAGCAACAGAAAATTGCAGAACAGCAAAGGTTATTAGCTGAACAAAACAGAAGGGAAGAGGAAATCAGACTAAAACAAcaccagcaacaacaacaacaaatgcaaCAACATTTATTGTATCAGAAATATCAACAAGaacaacaaagaaaacaacaacaacaacaacaacagcag AGTATGGCATCCACATGGTCACGTGTTTCAGCCTCAAACTCAGCTCCCTCTTTGGCAGAAATCCAACGATTGCAAGAACGAAAAGAGGCCGAGCTACAAGAGCACATGAAAGCGATTCAACAGCACGAATTGATGCAACAACAAAAGAGAGCTTTAGCAGCAAGTTGGGCGCAGCATCAAGG ataccagcagcaacaacaacaaaaagttaaatCTTTGATCGACATTCAAGCTGAGGAAGCAAAGAAAGTAATGCAGCAGCAACACATAAAACAACAGCATCAACTGAAGCAACAACAGCAGCAGGCTCGACAGCAACAACAG GGCTACAACTCGCTGCCATGGAATGCTGCTGGTCAACCGATCCACGCTAAACCCAACAAACCGGACTCAAACGCTATGTTTTGGGACGATGTTATCGGGTTGCCATCAAGAGTGAATGGTTCTATGAACAACCAACCAAAGGCGCAACAACAGAGAAAAGCTTACAG TGATTTTCCTCCAGTATCAACGATGAATAAAATGAACAAACGAGACATCAAAGAGCAG gaaattGTTAACAGGATATTTCAAGCACCAACGCCAAGTTCAGACTTTGTGAACTGGGTTGAACGAAATTTACCTGCTGTCAAGAGAGCTATCGATG TGCCGACTGTTGTATCCTTTCTTCAAGATATTGAATCACCTTATGAG ATTCACGAATACATGCGCACATATCTGGGTGACAGCAAGGAACAGAAAGAATTCGTGCGAGAATTTCTGGAACGTCGTAATAAAACTGATCCAAACCAACAAAGT GCAAAGAAACTACCAGGAAAGGTAATGGACAATAAACAATCGGCTGCCGGTACGCCAGACGACGATGGCTTTGAAGAtgtaaagaaaaacaagaagaagaagaaaatgcaGAAAGTAAATCCTAACCTCCTCGGATTCCAATGCAATGCTGCTCCAGAAattttaaatcgagaaggagaAGTTGAAAGCGTGGCTACTGCAGTTGCGAAAGGGAAGAAATAA
- the LOC130641333 gene encoding GRB10-interacting GYF protein 2-like isoform X4 produces MAIPCRKAGVVVFDCSKNARPMMSSLTFGPQWVRDLSSGDSGAAAPPNTPPPRKYKLAEFRYGREEMLALLSEDYEIPLGLKEFEDIINERPVAPLAFIPVSEEEERCLIGGVNSLLVLKMTGRGGPGMRGRGGMRGGRGRGRGDYSLHRSVSSTDDTYGQRSWADSSLSRGGFHRPVGRGESLEGGTSRPGYDSRARLSSEGAYPARPGEYWRSNSQEPAAATTPGEDEWRQTLANKPWTGKKGSADNNRNWRDAKDNQVHESLTRTKSWSRMQNNAESDLPEWCMDDSVDGSMPGSFDASGQFRAFKEKGNGDENDKASELVEDAFEDEKEQEPQNNDSKNELNGTKTSENKDTKTKSNTKEKNKIKSEPDPDKENLKVSKHSPIANNVKPPESEDKLSNEQEKNEKYQQPQQNNTSQNTTQMPSSEHKTIDEDYELNLDHITSMVAKLDDESDEEERVNKGVPSHALASQNSSVDPSIVFAKKAEPGKSINGLHDWIYRDPQGEIQGPFNNDEMLEWFKAGYFTMGLQVRRVCDEMFLPLGDVIKLWSRVPFLAKSQPPPITNQMLLQHQQAQQNQLQQQTQLQQQNQLQQQTQLQRLLQQQQQQQMRQALLKQLQVQPDGRPQDLGLPAELSVWGDSSNNATPSSVASPWTPTQEQNAWSLRKSPQNALSLRQIEEDQQRQIQSNGMKEERDADNKSPKEEEEGNVSDGAQKEEDNGEFKTAESPKKKNKKKSKNKTEDDATDKKQQEAEQKNREKEELQRKALEALKQQQQFQQQQKIAEQQRLLAEQNRREEEIRLKQHQQQQQQMQQHLLYQKYQQEQQRKQQQQQQQQSMASTWSRVSASNSAPSLAEIQRLQERKEAELQEHMKAIQQHELMQQQKRALAASWAQHQGYQQQQQQKVKSLIDIQAEEAKKVMQQQHIKQQHQLKQQQQQARQQQQGYNSLPWNAAGQPIHAKPNKPDSNAMFWDDVIGLPSRVNGSMNNQPKAQQQRKAYSDFPPVSTMNKMNKRDIKEQEIVNRIFQAPTPSSDFVNWVERNLPAVKRAIDVPTVVSFLQDIESPYEIHEYMRTYLGDSKEQKEFVREFLERRNKTDPNQQSVSNFASASRYAAYKQRNYQER; encoded by the exons atGATGTCAAGCTTAACATTTGGTCCACAATG ggTAAGAGATTTGTCAAGTGGGGACAGTGGTGCTGCTGCGCCACCAAACACACCACCTCCTCGCAAGTACAAATTAGCAGAATTTCGATATGGTCGTGAGGAAATGCTGGCTTTACTTTCTGAAGATTATGAAATTCCATTGGGGTTAAAAGAGTTTGAGGATATTATAAATGAAAGACCTGTTGCACCACTGGCTTTTATTCCTGTTTCTGAGGAAGAAGAG CGATGCTTGATTGGTGGTGTAAACAGTTTGCTGGTCTTAAAAATGACGGGACGCGGTGGACCAGGAATGAGAGGAAGAGGTGGAATGAGGGGTGGAAGAG gTAGAGGAAGGGGTGATTATTCCCTACATCGCTCAGTTTCTTCAACTGATGATACATATGGTCAAAGATCTTGGGCAGATTCAAG cCTTTCACGTGGTGGGTTTCATCGACCTGTTGGGAGAGGGGAAAGTCTTGAAGGTGGCACAT ctCGCCCTGGATATGATTCACGGGCTCGGTTGTCTAGTGAAGGAGCATATCCAGCAAGACCAGGTGAATATTGGAGATCTAACAGTCAAGAACCAGCTGCTGCAACAACCCCTGGAGAGGATGAATGGAGACAGACCTTAGCTAATAAACCTTGGACTGGAAAGAAGGGGTCTGCAG ATAACAACCGCAATTGGAGGGATGCAAAGGATAACCAAGTACACGAATCATTAACACGCACTAAGTCTTGGTCACGCATGCAAAACAACGCGGAGTCAGACCTACCTGAGTGGTGCATGGATGACAGTGTTGATGGTAGCATGCCAGGTAGTTTTGATGCATCTGGTCAGTTCAGAGCTTTTAAA GAAAAGGGCAATGGTGACGAAAATGATAAAGCTTCTGAG ctGGTTGAAGACGCATTTGAAGATGAAAAAGAACAGGAACCACAAAATAACGACAGCAAAAATGAATTAAATGGCACAAAAACTTCTGAAAATAAAGACACAAAAACAAAATCGAacactaaagaaaaaaataaaataaaatctgaaCCTGACCCTGATAAGGAAAATTTGAAGGTTTCTAAGCATTCACCTATAGCAAACAATGTTAAACCACCTGAAAGTGAAGATAAGCTATCGaatgaacaagaaaaaaatgagaaatacCAACAACCACAACAAAATAACACTAGTCAAAATACCACTCAAATGCCATCTAGTGAACACAAAACTATAGACGAAGATTACGAATTAAACCTAGATCACATTACAAGCATGGTAGCAAAACTTGATGATGAATCTGATGAAGAAGAACGTGTTAACAAAGGTGTGCCTTCTCATGCCTTGGCATCACAAAATTCCTCTGTAGATCCCAGTATTGTGTTTGCGAAAAAAGCAGAGCCTGGTAAATCAATAAATGGTCTTCATGATTGGATCTATCGCGATCCACAAGGTGAAATCCAAG GACCTTTTAACAACGATGAAATGTTGGAATGGTTTAAGGCAGGCTATTTTACGATGGGATTACAAGTTCGAAGAGTATGCGATGAAATGTTTTTGCCACTAG GAGATGTTATCAAGTTATGGTCCAGAGTTCCTTTCCTTGCTAAAAGTCAGCCTCCACCTATAACA AATCAGATGTTGTTACAACATCAGCAGGCACAGCAGAACCAACTACAACAACAAACTCAACTCCAGCAACAAAACCAACTGCAACAACAAACCCAACTACAACGTTTACTTCAGCAACAGCAGCAGCAACAAATGAGGCAAGCTTTGCTGAAGCAGTTACAG GTTCAACCAGATGGCAGGCCACAGGATTTAGGTCTTCCTGCAGAATTATCTGTATGGGGTGATTCGTCAAACAATGCAACACCAA GTTCTGTTGCAAGTCCTTGGACTCCAACACAGGAACAAAATGCTTGGTCCTTACGAAA ATCACCTCAAAATGCTTTAAGTTTGCGGCAAATAGAGGAGGACCAACAAAGACAAATTCAG TCTAATGGCATGAAGGAAGAGAGAGATGCTGATAATAAATCCCctaaggaagaagaagaaggcaATGTATCAGACGGTGCTCAAAAAgag GAAGATAATGGTGAGTTTAAAACAGCCGAAAgcccaaaaaagaaaaacaagaaaaagtccaaaaacaaaacagaagatGATGCAACAGATAAG AAACAGCAAGAAGCTGAACAAAAAAACCGTGAAAAGGAAGAGCTTCAAAGAAAAGCACTGGAAGCATTAAAGCAGCAACAGCAATTTCAACAGCAACAGAAAATTGCAGAACAGCAAAGGTTATTAGCTGAACAAAACAGAAGGGAAGAGGAAATCAGACTAAAACAAcaccagcaacaacaacaacaaatgcaaCAACATTTATTGTATCAGAAATATCAACAAGaacaacaaagaaaacaacaacaacaacaacaacagcag AGTATGGCATCCACATGGTCACGTGTTTCAGCCTCAAACTCAGCTCCCTCTTTGGCAGAAATCCAACGATTGCAAGAACGAAAAGAGGCCGAGCTACAAGAGCACATGAAAGCGATTCAACAGCACGAATTGATGCAACAACAAAAGAGAGCTTTAGCAGCAAGTTGGGCGCAGCATCAAGG ataccagcagcaacaacaacaaaaagttaaatCTTTGATCGACATTCAAGCTGAGGAAGCAAAGAAAGTAATGCAGCAGCAACACATAAAACAACAGCATCAACTGAAGCAACAACAGCAGCAGGCTCGACAGCAACAACAG GGCTACAACTCGCTGCCATGGAATGCTGCTGGTCAACCGATCCACGCTAAACCCAACAAACCGGACTCAAACGCTATGTTTTGGGACGATGTTATCGGGTTGCCATCAAGAGTGAATGGTTCTATGAACAACCAACCAAAGGCGCAACAACAGAGAAAAGCTTACAG TGATTTTCCTCCAGTATCAACGATGAATAAAATGAACAAACGAGACATCAAAGAGCAG gaaattGTTAACAGGATATTTCAAGCACCAACGCCAAGTTCAGACTTTGTGAACTGGGTTGAACGAAATTTACCTGCTGTCAAGAGAGCTATCGATG TGCCGACTGTTGTATCCTTTCTTCAAGATATTGAATCACCTTATGAG ATTCACGAATACATGCGCACATATCTGGGTGACAGCAAGGAACAGAAAGAATTCGTGCGAGAATTTCTGGAACGTCGTAATAAAACTGATCCAAACCAACAAAGTGTTAGTAACTTCGCTTCAGCCAGCCGTTATGCTGCTTATAA GCAAAGAAACTACCAGGAAAGGTAA